A genome region from Nocardia sp. NBC_00565 includes the following:
- a CDS encoding DUF4254 domain-containing protein — protein MQSLTTGLLPSSDLLVRACRGHRVVGGPLLWFARDLAVLHERRLVGRGGSVATDSATIFEIERRRIELVMAIDDWVARSVPQHRLGATLHTETVGSVIDRIAESSVRAHHALMTLDAHDEQLHCAWHHLAELADAYDDLVRDVLAGRRRLPEW, from the coding sequence GTGCAGTCCTTGACTACCGGACTACTTCCGTCTTCGGATCTACTTGTTCGTGCGTGTCGCGGGCACCGTGTCGTCGGTGGCCCGCTGCTCTGGTTCGCTCGTGACCTCGCGGTGCTGCACGAGCGACGCCTCGTCGGCCGCGGTGGTTCGGTGGCGACCGATTCTGCGACGATCTTCGAAATCGAGCGCCGCAGAATCGAATTGGTCATGGCCATCGACGACTGGGTGGCGCGCAGTGTGCCGCAGCATCGGCTCGGCGCGACCCTGCACACCGAGACGGTCGGCTCGGTCATCGACCGGATCGCGGAGTCCTCGGTGCGCGCGCATCACGCGTTGATGACCCTGGACGCGCATGACGAACAGCTACATTGCGCATGGCATCATCTCGCCGAACTGGCCGATGCCTACGACGATTTGGTGCGCGACGTACTCGCCGGAAGGCGCCGACTCCCGGAGTGGTGA
- a CDS encoding VOC family protein — MTIVETTGIHHVRLTVTDLDRSKAFYRDVLGFAIAAESPGSPEDPQVRTDPAQLYGGVVFQTNGMLFGLRPVAAPTDRFDSERVGLDHLSFTVPSVDDLTRTAARLAEAGVEHGEVTPLEAFGIAILSFSDPDGIHLELTAPL, encoded by the coding sequence ATGACGATCGTTGAAACCACCGGTATCCACCACGTCCGCCTGACCGTGACCGACCTCGATCGCTCCAAGGCGTTCTACCGGGACGTGCTCGGCTTCGCGATCGCCGCCGAATCGCCGGGCAGCCCCGAAGATCCGCAGGTGCGCACCGATCCCGCGCAGTTGTACGGCGGCGTCGTATTCCAGACCAACGGGATGCTGTTCGGATTACGCCCGGTGGCCGCGCCGACCGACCGGTTCGACTCCGAACGCGTCGGGCTCGACCATCTCAGTTTCACCGTGCCCTCGGTGGACGATCTGACCCGCACCGCCGCCCGGTTGGCCGAGGCCGGCGTCGAACACGGCGAAGTCACCCCGCTGGAGGCGTTCGGCATCGCGATCCTGTCCTTCAGCGATCCGGACGGTATCCATCTCGAACTCACCGCACCGCTGTGA
- a CDS encoding nucleotide-binding protein: MSRNNDGLPMLPPWLSESDVTGGYEAPVQNLPHEDLIDDASARRGRSKRAPESERPEAARRDKRRFGRRKKDEQPEEQQTAPGPSARELAGPGFELHRAPQQGPDGYRGPEQQHGPNTHGPQRGPEPADPRWQGQPQPDADHSGPHARPDGPAQGSPYPDHTWQGSSPLPTRNPRQPSPAFEPLGSRPPTPRSQPVVSPQPPAAHQPGAQPPAAHQSPDAYQPGVAQSPGAYQPNVAQPPGAYQPGVAQLPGAYQPDVAQPPGAYQPDVAQPPGAYQPDVAQPPGAYQPGVAQPPGAYQPDVAQPPGAYQPDVAQPHVAAEQPGVLHPSPAAQVPGSVEETVRYQSPRPDLPPPPNQAAAQPHSPAAPQPTTGEQPTMPPTGDLDGPPPWLDTPSPEHGRPGSEAASMGPRTPAAPAPEQHSGGQLAPPPRLDDPHSPTAHGIDGPSARLDEPHAPVTHGTDGPPQRLDESHASITRDANGPSARLDEPHPPVSRRTDGPPPGFHEPHPPVSPDVDGPPARLDEPHPPVTRETDGPPARLDEPHAPIAHETDGPPQRLDEPRPPIARDANGPSAHLDEPHSPVSTDGPPSQFDEPHPPVSPGVDGPPARLDEPHPPVTRETDGPPARLDEPHAPIARDANGPSAHLDEPHSPVSTDGPPSQFDEPHPPVSGGVDGPPARLDESHPPISHETDGPSQRLDESHSPIPRGTDGPPPWLAPQRATEEQQAPERSAARSGSRPELPPPPGEFGTHSAADSGAAAVAPTGGSESAVDAMANESVQDGPADQELAQAAGGEDANDTADSATGPMPAATRDGSESRGATPIFDPATVDPTSRVGGRTAPVPSAPASSAYGPAPRDRQGSAPQAPAADFHGPGSAPQAPGSDFQRPPFTPQAPGGNFQRPPIAPQAPDGDFHHPPFAPQAPGGDFQRPPIAPQAPGSDFQRPPFTPQAPGGDFQHPPIAPATDFQGPTGTGGAPVHPESGQPQQDGGAASGWAAHTGSAMGPSSEFRGPGAPVDDFGRSGSATDVAGATGTAQSESGPVQRDRGLAAPGWTAHPGPGTAAESAAASGRHRLPSEIEAEEQARSAGEEAARSSEGADEQVATGELPMPHGPGEQGLDRAAAGQFAQGAQTPGDPDAHGYSQPGSQTLGSDQPNDQWHNGTGYARPPAGQQAPVGDQTAAPRQGAPGYAQPPTGQQAPLGDQTGAPWQGGPGYAQPPMGQRAPEGEQWQNPAAGAASGQQSPTGEQPADQWQNGAGYAPAPMGQQAPVEDPHTGYPQGPGYGQPGGMPPGYQQGAQYQPHPQQGQQPHPSLDDVPLRRAKKSPGSGWRKAVHHVSGGAINPGLSAEELRLQELVARIRQPVRGDYRIAVLSLKGGVGKTTTTMGLGSIFASIRGDRVIAVDANPDFGTLSQRVPLQTRSTVRDLLLDPSIQRYSDVRRHTSQGTSRLEVLASERDPAASEAFNDEEYRAVARILQRFYNIILTDCGTGLMHSAMGGVLDLAHSLVLISSAAIDGARSAAATLDWLSLHGHDHLVRNAVVVINLPREGSPNVGIQQLREYFLSRCRAVHIIPYDSHLSEGAEIDLHRLHKTTKRAYVELAATVADEFGIDHRRYGH; this comes from the coding sequence CAGAAAGCGATGTCACCGGCGGCTACGAAGCGCCCGTACAGAACCTCCCGCACGAGGACCTGATCGATGACGCGTCCGCTCGGCGCGGACGTTCCAAACGCGCCCCCGAAAGCGAACGCCCCGAAGCCGCGCGCCGGGACAAGCGGCGCTTCGGTCGGCGTAAGAAGGACGAGCAGCCCGAGGAGCAGCAGACCGCTCCGGGGCCCTCGGCACGCGAGTTGGCCGGGCCGGGTTTCGAACTGCATCGTGCGCCCCAGCAGGGACCGGACGGCTACCGCGGACCCGAACAACAGCACGGACCGAACACCCATGGACCACAGCGCGGTCCAGAGCCCGCCGACCCGCGCTGGCAAGGCCAGCCGCAGCCCGACGCGGACCACTCCGGCCCGCACGCTCGCCCGGATGGACCCGCTCAGGGTTCGCCGTACCCGGACCACACATGGCAAGGCAGCAGCCCGCTGCCGACCCGCAACCCGCGCCAGCCCTCCCCAGCATTCGAGCCACTCGGCAGCAGGCCGCCGACACCACGGTCGCAACCGGTGGTGTCGCCGCAGCCGCCCGCCGCCCATCAGCCTGGTGCCCAGCCGCCCGCCGCCCATCAGTCGCCGGATGCTTACCAGCCTGGCGTCGCCCAGTCGCCGGGTGCCTACCAGCCGAATGTCGCCCAACCGCCAGGTGCCTACCAGCCTGGTGTTGCCCAGCTGCCGGGTGCCTACCAGCCGGACGTCGCCCAGCCGCCAGGTGCCTACCAGCCAGACGTCGCCCAACCGCCAGGTGCCTACCAGCCAGACGTCGCCCAACCGCCAGGTGCCTACCAGCCTGGTGTTGCCCAGCCGCCGGGTGCCTACCAGCCAGACGTCGCCCAACCGCCGGGTGCCTACCAGCCGGACGTCGCCCAGCCGCATGTCGCTGCCGAGCAGCCGGGTGTTCTCCACCCATCCCCCGCCGCCCAGGTGCCCGGCTCCGTCGAGGAGACAGTCCGCTACCAGTCGCCGCGCCCCGACCTGCCGCCACCGCCGAACCAGGCCGCCGCACAACCACATTCGCCCGCCGCACCGCAGCCGACGACCGGCGAGCAGCCCACGATGCCGCCAACCGGCGACCTCGACGGGCCGCCGCCATGGCTCGATACCCCCAGCCCTGAACACGGCCGCCCCGGCTCCGAAGCGGCAAGCATGGGACCGCGCACCCCCGCCGCCCCGGCACCCGAACAACACTCGGGGGGCCAACTCGCACCCCCGCCACGCCTCGACGACCCGCACTCGCCTACGGCGCACGGAATCGACGGCCCATCAGCACGACTCGACGAACCACACGCACCGGTCACACACGGAACCGACGGGCCGCCCCAGCGACTCGACGAATCACACGCGTCGATCACGCGTGACGCCAACGGCCCATCCGCACGTCTCGACGAACCGCATCCGCCGGTCTCACGTAGAACCGATGGACCGCCCCCCGGGTTCCACGAGCCGCATCCGCCGGTTTCGCCCGATGTCGACGGACCACCCGCACGACTCGACGAACCACACCCGCCGGTCACGCGCGAAACAGACGGGCCGCCTGCACGACTCGACGAACCACACGCACCGATCGCGCACGAAACCGACGGGCCACCCCAGCGACTCGACGAACCACGGCCCCCGATCGCGCGCGACGCCAACGGCCCATCCGCACATCTGGACGAACCGCATTCACCGGTCTCAACCGACGGGCCGCCCTCGCAGTTCGATGAGCCGCATCCGCCGGTTTCGCCCGGTGTCGACGGACCACCCGCACGACTCGACGAACCACACCCGCCGGTCACGCGCGAAACAGACGGGCCGCCTGCACGACTCGACGAACCACACGCACCGATCGCGCGCGACGCCAACGGCCCATCCGCACATCTGGACGAACCGCATTCACCGGTCTCAACCGACGGGCCGCCCTCGCAGTTCGATGAGCCGCATCCGCCGGTTTCGGGCGGTGTCGACGGACCACCCGCGCGACTCGACGAATCACACCCGCCGATTTCGCACGAAACCGACGGGCCATCCCAGCGACTCGACGAATCACACTCGCCGATCCCGCGTGGAACCGATGGGCCGCCGCCGTGGCTTGCGCCTCAGCGGGCGACGGAGGAGCAGCAGGCTCCCGAGCGGTCGGCCGCGCGGAGTGGGTCGCGCCCTGAATTGCCGCCGCCTCCAGGTGAATTCGGTACGCATTCAGCGGCGGACTCCGGCGCCGCGGCCGTGGCTCCGACGGGTGGTTCCGAGTCGGCAGTCGACGCGATGGCGAACGAGTCGGTACAGGATGGGCCCGCGGATCAGGAGCTGGCGCAGGCCGCTGGCGGCGAGGACGCGAACGACACGGCGGATTCCGCGACGGGGCCGATGCCGGCCGCGACGCGTGATGGCTCGGAATCGCGTGGTGCGACACCGATATTCGATCCCGCGACGGTCGACCCGACCAGCCGCGTAGGCGGCCGCACCGCGCCCGTTCCCAGCGCGCCCGCCTCATCGGCGTACGGACCGGCGCCGCGCGATCGCCAGGGCTCGGCACCGCAGGCGCCCGCCGCCGACTTCCACGGACCGGGCTCCGCTCCACAAGCACCCGGTAGCGACTTCCAGCGCCCGCCCTTTACACCGCAAGCGCCTGGTGGAAACTTCCAGCGCCCACCCATCGCACCGCAGGCACCCGACGGCGACTTCCACCACCCCCCATTCGCGCCACAGGCACCTGGCGGTGACTTCCAGCGGCCCCCTATCGCGCCACAAGCTCCTGGCAGCGACTTCCAACGTCCACCCTTCACACCACAAGCACCCGGCGGCGACTTCCAGCATCCGCCCATCGCGCCTGCGACCGATTTCCAGGGACCGACGGGTACCGGTGGCGCACCGGTACATCCGGAATCCGGTCAACCGCAACAGGATGGTGGGGCGGCATCTGGCTGGGCCGCGCACACCGGATCGGCGATGGGGCCGAGCTCCGAGTTCCGGGGACCCGGGGCACCGGTCGACGACTTCGGGCGTTCGGGATCCGCGACCGATGTCGCGGGGGCGACCGGCACCGCGCAGTCGGAATCCGGTCCGGTGCAACGGGATCGTGGGTTGGCGGCACCGGGTTGGACTGCGCACCCCGGCCCCGGGACAGCGGCCGAATCGGCGGCTGCCAGTGGGCGGCATCGGTTGCCATCGGAGATCGAAGCGGAGGAGCAGGCCCGATCCGCGGGCGAGGAAGCCGCGCGTTCTTCTGAGGGCGCCGACGAGCAGGTTGCGACCGGCGAGCTGCCGATGCCTCATGGGCCGGGCGAGCAAGGGCTCGATCGCGCGGCAGCGGGACAATTCGCCCAAGGCGCGCAAACGCCGGGCGACCCCGATGCTCATGGGTACAGCCAGCCGGGTTCGCAAACGCTGGGCAGCGACCAGCCGAATGACCAGTGGCACAACGGAACCGGGTATGCGCGGCCACCCGCAGGGCAGCAGGCGCCGGTTGGCGATCAGACCGCCGCACCAAGGCAGGGCGCGCCCGGGTACGCGCAACCACCCACGGGACAGCAAGCGCCCCTTGGCGATCAGACAGGCGCACCATGGCAGGGCGGCCCCGGGTACGCGCAGCCGCCGATGGGGCAGCGGGCTCCTGAGGGTGAGCAGTGGCAGAATCCGGCGGCAGGGGCCGCGTCGGGTCAGCAGTCGCCGACCGGTGAGCAGCCTGCCGACCAGTGGCAGAACGGGGCGGGGTATGCGCCCGCGCCGATGGGACAGCAAGCGCCCGTTGAGGATCCGCATACCGGGTACCCGCAGGGACCGGGCTACGGGCAGCCGGGTGGGATGCCGCCCGGATATCAGCAGGGCGCGCAGTACCAGCCACACCCCCAGCAGGGCCAGCAGCCGCACCCCTCACTCGACGATGTGCCGTTGCGGCGGGCCAAGAAGTCGCCGGGTAGCGGCTGGCGCAAGGCCGTACACCATGTCTCGGGCGGGGCGATCAATCCCGGGTTGTCCGCGGAGGAGTTGCGCCTGCAGGAGTTGGTCGCGCGGATCAGGCAGCCGGTGCGCGGCGACTACCGGATCGCGGTGCTCTCGCTCAAGGGTGGTGTCGGAAAGACAACCACGACAATGGGTCTCGGCTCGATCTTCGCTTCCATCCGGGGTGACCGGGTGATCGCGGTCGACGCCAATCCGGACTTCGGCACACTCTCGCAGCGGGTGCCGCTGCAGACCCGTTCCACCGTGCGTGATCTGTTGCTCGATCCCTCGATCCAGCGCTACTCGGATGTGCGCAGGCATACTTCGCAGGGCACCAGCCGCTTGGAAGTGCTTGCCAGCGAACGGGATCCGGCGGCGTCGGAGGCGTTCAACGACGAGGAGTACCGCGCGGTCGCGCGCATCCTGCAGCGGTTCTACAACATCATCCTGACCGACTGCGGTACCGGGCTGATGCATTCGGCGATGGGCGGCGTACTGGATCTGGCGCATTCGCTGGTGCTGATCTCCTCGGCCGCGATCGACGGCGCGCGCAGTGCCGCGGCGACGCTCGACTGGTTGTCCCTGCACGGCCATGACCACCTGGTCCGCAACGCGGTCGTGGTGATCAACCTGCCGCGCGAGGGCTCACCGAATGTCGGCATCCAGCAGCTGCGCGAATACTTCCTGTCGCGCTGCCGCGCCGTGCACATCATCCCGTACGACTCGCACCTGTCCGAGGGCGCCGAGATCGATCTGCACCGCCTGCACAAGACCACCAAACGCGCCTACGTCGAACTCGCCGCGACCGTCGCCGACGAGTTCGGCATCGATCACCGCAGGTACGGCCACTAG
- a CDS encoding GlxA family transcriptional regulator has product MDVAVFVQDGVADLGLTAVLEAFATANGLLDELEAAPDPWQLRLVGQGDQVRTAHGFLAPTMPLAELPDSIGVLVVPAARVLDADALIDMVSAPANRSVLQLMTQAYESGVHLAAACTGTFYLAEAGVLDGAAATTSWWLGPAFRRRYPRIDLDEGRILCRAERRTTAGASLSHIDLALSLIAATSPTLAELTGRYLVVGDRRPQLDSSIPEVIARRDSLVAAFERWVRDHVAEQFRIGDAAHQLGVTERTLQRATQAEIGMSPMDFVHEVRLERATQLLRTTALTIDAISVKVGYLNAGTLRGLFRRRRGRSIAEVRASRLSW; this is encoded by the coding sequence ATGGATGTTGCGGTCTTCGTGCAGGACGGCGTTGCCGACCTCGGACTCACCGCGGTGCTGGAGGCCTTCGCCACCGCCAACGGGCTGCTCGATGAGCTCGAAGCGGCACCCGACCCTTGGCAGCTGCGCTTGGTGGGGCAGGGCGATCAAGTGCGCACCGCACACGGGTTTCTCGCGCCCACCATGCCGCTGGCCGAGTTACCGGACAGCATCGGTGTACTGGTGGTCCCGGCGGCGCGCGTCCTGGATGCCGACGCCCTGATCGACATGGTCTCCGCACCCGCGAATCGGTCTGTGCTGCAACTGATGACGCAGGCCTACGAATCCGGCGTGCACCTCGCCGCGGCCTGCACCGGCACGTTCTACCTGGCCGAGGCCGGAGTATTGGACGGCGCTGCCGCGACAACGAGTTGGTGGCTCGGCCCGGCCTTTCGGCGCAGATATCCGCGCATCGACCTGGACGAGGGCCGGATCCTGTGCCGCGCGGAACGACGCACGACCGCGGGGGCCTCGCTGTCGCATATCGACCTCGCGCTGTCGTTGATCGCCGCGACCAGTCCCACGCTGGCCGAATTGACCGGCCGATACCTGGTGGTCGGTGATCGACGACCGCAGCTCGACTCCTCGATACCCGAGGTGATCGCACGGCGTGACTCCCTGGTCGCGGCGTTCGAGCGCTGGGTGCGTGACCACGTCGCCGAACAGTTCCGCATCGGCGACGCCGCACACCAACTCGGCGTCACCGAACGCACACTGCAGCGCGCCACCCAAGCCGAAATCGGGATGTCGCCGATGGATTTCGTGCACGAGGTGCGGCTGGAACGCGCCACCCAACTACTGCGCACCACTGCACTGACCATCGACGCGATATCGGTCAAGGTCGGCTATCTGAACGCGGGCACACTGCGCGGCCTGTTCCGGCGACGCCGCGGCCGGTCCATCGCGGAGGTGCGCGCGTCCCGGTTGTCCTGGTGA